One window of Etheostoma spectabile isolate EspeVRDwgs_2016 chromosome 6, UIUC_Espe_1.0, whole genome shotgun sequence genomic DNA carries:
- the LOC116690739 gene encoding double-strand-break repair protein rad21 homolog A, with translation MFYAHFVLSKRGPLAKIWLAAHWDKKLTKAHVFECNLESSVESIISPKVKMALRTSGHLLLGVVRIYHRKAKYLLADCNEAFIKIKMAFRPGVVDLPEENREAAYNAITLPEEFHDFDQPLPDLDDIDVAQQFTLNQSRVEEITMREDVGNLSLLQDNDFADFGMDDREMMRDASTFEEDIMHGATASNLLLEAEPGPANLPDKSNHMEYDDFGDSSMGNSDGGMLVDKLLSSEDGGGIFDDPPAITESVMMPPDHGDDEDDFDNLQSPGPDSPDSGPAEPLPAMADQTEQTTLVHNEEEAFALEPIDITVKETKAKRKRKLIVDSVKELDSKTIRAQLSDYSDIVTTLDLAPPTKKLMMWKETGGVEKLFSLPAQPLWNARLLKMFTRCLTPLVPDELRKRRKGGEADSLDEFLKELENPEVPREEVMSQHRDVIDQTIMEEPSMLAASAMEGSRTTLDETVMPPPSTPRGVKRKTLDKEGTLPMAPLEQQQQPVADHSVLSQRLDMHQVDLPPEESSLSLTQLVPELDLLGEKGKDNKDDSDEEEKDDDQVGDQDQEEKRWNKRTQQMLHGLQRVMAKTGADSVSLLELCRNNNKKQAAAKFYSFLVLKKQQAIEVTQTEPYSDIIATAGPRFHLI, from the exons ATGTTCTACGCCCACTTTGTCCTCAGCAAGCGTGGGCCGCTGGCCAAGATCTGGCTAGCGGCCCATTGGGACAAGAAGCTGACCAAGGCCCATGTCTTTGAATGCAACTTAGAGAGCAGTGTGGAGAGCATCATCTCACCCAAG GTGAAGATGGCATTGCGTACATCAGGCCACCTGCTCCTCGGGGTGGTGAGAATCTACCACAGGAAGGCCAAGTACCTCCTTGCTGACTGTAATGAAGCTTTCATCAAGATCAAAATGGCTTTTAGGCCAG GTGTGGTGGATCTACCTGAGGAAAACAGAGAGGCAGCCTACAATGCCATCACCTTACCTGAGGAGTTCCATGACTTTGACCAGCCTCTTCCTGATCTGGA TGACATAGATGTGGCCCAACAGTTCACCCTGAACCAGAGCAGAGTAGAAGAGATCACCATGAGGGAAGATGTTGGCAACCTCAGCCTACTGCAGGACAATGACTTTG CTGACTTTGGTATGGATGACCGAGAGATGATGCGTGATGCCAGCACATTTGAGGAGGATATCATGCACGGTGCCACAGCCTCTAACCTGTTGCTGGAGGCTGAGCCTGGCCCAGCCAATCTCCCAGACAAGTCCAACCACATGGAGTATGATGACTTTGGGGACAGTTCAATGGGCAACAGTGATGGGGGAATGCTGG TTGATAAGCTACTGAGCTCTGAAGATGGAGGAGGTATTTTTGATGACCCTCCAGCCATCACAGAAAGTGTCATGATGCCTCCAGATCATGGCGACGATGAGGACGACTTTGACAACCTCCAGTCAC CGGGTCCAGACAGCCCCGACTCGGGCCCAGCAGAGCCACTGCCAGCAATGGCTGACCAGACAGAACAGACCACTCTGGTTCACAATGAGGAGGAGGCTTTTGCCCTGGAGCCCATTGACATTACTG TGAAAGAGACCAAGGCAAAGCGTAAGAGGAAGCTGATTGTGGACAGTGTAAAGGAGCTGGACAGTAAGACCATCAGGGCCCAGTTGTCTGACTACTCGGACATTGTCACCACCCTGGACCTCGCCCCTCCCACCAAGAAACTTATGATGTGGAAGGAGACTGGAGGAGTGGAGAAGCTTTTCTCTCTGCCTGCACAGCCCCTCTGGAATGCCAGGCTGCTCAAG ATGTTCACACGCTGCTTGACACCCCTGGTGCCAGACGagctgaggaagaggagaaagggtGGCGAAGCAGACAGTCTGGATGAGTTCCTCAAAGAGCTGGAGAACCCAGAGGTGCCTAGAGAGGAGGTCATGAGTCAGCACAGAGATGTTATTG ACCAAACTATCATGGAGGAGCCCAGTATGCTGGCCGCCTCTGCAATGGAGGGCAGCAGGACAACCCTGGATGAAACGGTCATGCCTCCTCCATCCACCCCCCGAGGCGTCAAACGCAAGACCCTTGACAAAGAGGGCACCCTTCCC ATGGCTCCcttggagcagcagcagcagccggtGGCTGACCACTCAGTCTTGTCTCAGAGGTTAGACATGCATCAGGTGGATCTTCCCCCAGAGGAGAGCAGCCTCAGCCTCACCCAGCTTGTCCCTGAGCTGGACCTGCTTGGTGAAAAGGGCAAAGACAATAAGGATGATAGTGATGAAGAGGAG aaGGACGACGATCAGGTTGGGGACCAGGATCAGGAGGAGAAGAGATGGAACAAGAGAACCCAGCAGATGCTGCATGGCCTCCAG CGCGTCATGGCTAAGACTGGTGCCGACTCAGTTAGCCTGCTTGAATTGTGCCGGAACAACAACAAGAAGCAGGCAGCTGCCAAGTTTTACAGTTTCCTCGTCCTCAAGAAGCAGCAAGCCATCGAGGTGACCCAGACTGAGCCCTACAGCGACATTATCGCCACCGCTGGACCAAGATTCCACCTTATTTAG